From one Streptomyces sp. Q6 genomic stretch:
- a CDS encoding tetratricopeptide repeat protein gives MIAAAAGAPASLPDLGALIAERQAQVRANPRDDRSWAALGAAYVERGARTADSAYYPKAERALRSSLAARPEGNVEALDGLAALAAARGDWRGARKWGEAAVKLAPGRWSAYSGLVDAYQGLGDYKAAGRALEKMSGLTSGTALTLRTAAVYRDRGWREDAAAVLSDAAARASTPAERAALLLRAGDLAWERGEAADALRHFDAALAADPDCHAALAGRGRALASLGRTSQALQAYQRALAERPAPEYALELGELYESLDLGGAARAQYGVLRARAALQGAHGVDDALVLGRFEADHGDADAAVERLRAEWKRAPSVAAADALGWALHRAGDDDEAIGLLRRATDRQKGGTVRSALFMYHRGAVERELGLYGPARRHIGEALRINPAFSPLLAPRAREAMEALGEPPEGGPEQMWPPKPKVFAPARKQVAAPKRR, from the coding sequence GTGATCGCGGCGGCGGCCGGGGCCCCGGCCTCGCTGCCCGATCTGGGCGCGCTGATCGCGGAGCGGCAGGCGCAGGTGCGGGCGAACCCGCGCGACGACCGGTCGTGGGCGGCGCTCGGGGCCGCCTACGTGGAGCGCGGGGCGCGGACCGCCGACTCGGCGTACTACCCCAAGGCCGAGCGGGCGCTGCGCAGTTCGCTCGCCGCGCGGCCCGAGGGGAACGTGGAGGCGCTCGACGGGCTCGCCGCGCTCGCGGCCGCGCGGGGCGACTGGCGCGGCGCCAGGAAGTGGGGCGAGGCCGCGGTGAAGCTCGCCCCGGGCCGCTGGTCGGCGTACTCCGGTCTGGTCGACGCCTATCAGGGGCTCGGTGACTACAAGGCGGCGGGCCGCGCCCTGGAGAAGATGTCCGGGCTGACGTCCGGCACGGCGCTGACGCTGCGCACGGCGGCCGTCTACCGGGACCGGGGCTGGCGCGAGGACGCGGCGGCGGTCCTGTCCGACGCGGCGGCCCGCGCCTCGACGCCCGCCGAGCGGGCCGCGCTGCTGCTGCGCGCCGGTGACCTGGCGTGGGAGCGGGGCGAGGCGGCGGACGCGCTGCGCCACTTCGACGCGGCGCTGGCCGCCGACCCGGACTGCCACGCGGCGCTCGCGGGCCGGGGCCGGGCACTCGCCTCGCTGGGCCGCACGTCACAGGCGCTCCAGGCCTATCAGCGGGCGCTGGCCGAGCGGCCCGCGCCCGAGTACGCCCTGGAATTGGGCGAGTTGTACGAGTCCCTCGATCTCGGCGGGGCGGCGCGCGCCCAGTACGGCGTGCTGCGCGCGCGGGCCGCGCTCCAGGGCGCGCACGGGGTGGACGACGCGCTCGTGCTGGGCCGCTTCGAGGCGGACCACGGCGACGCGGACGCGGCGGTGGAGCGGCTGCGGGCGGAGTGGAAGCGGGCGCCGAGCGTGGCGGCGGCGGACGCGCTCGGCTGGGCGCTGCACCGGGCCGGGGACGACGACGAGGCGATCGGTCTGCTGCGGCGGGCCACGGACCGGCAGAAGGGCGGGACGGTCCGCTCGGCCCTGTTCATGTATCACCGGGGCGCCGTGGAGCGGGAGTTGGGCCTGTACGGGCCCGCGCGGCGGCACATCGGGGAGGCGCTGCGCATCAACCCGGCGTTCTCGCCGCTGCTCGCGCCGCGGGCCCGGGAGGCGATGGAGGCGCTCGGCGAGCCGCCGGAGGGCGGGCCCGAGCAGATGTGGCCGCCGAAGCCGAAGGTGTTCGCACCGGCGCGCAAGCAGGTGGCGGCGCCGAAGCGCCGCTGA
- a CDS encoding FAD-binding oxidoreductase produces MSRTLIEQLTSDLAQGLPAEAILTDPDVTASYSHDMASFCDAGAPAVVVLPRTVEEVQHVMRTATALRVPVVPQGARTGLSGGANASDGCIVVSLTKMDRILEISPVDRIAVVEPGVINATLSRAVNEHGLYYPPDPSSWEMCTIGGNIGTASGGLCCVKYGVTAEYVLGLDVVLADGRLLSTGRRTAKGVAGYDLTRLFVGSEGSLGIVVRATLALKPKPPEQLVLAAEFASAAAACDAVCRIMERGHVPSLLELMDRTTVKAVNDLAHMGLPETTEALLLAAFDTLDPASDLAAVGALCEAAGATQVVPAEDAAESELLLQARRLSLTALEAVKGTTMIDDVCVPRSRLGELLEGVERIAEKYALTIGVCAHAGDGNTHPTVCFDAQDADEGRRARESFDEIMALGLELGGTITGEHGVGVLKKEWLARELGPVGVEMQQAVKAAFDPLGLLNPGKLF; encoded by the coding sequence ATGAGCCGCACCCTCATCGAACAGCTCACGTCGGACCTCGCCCAGGGCCTGCCGGCCGAGGCGATCCTCACCGACCCCGACGTCACCGCGTCCTACTCCCACGACATGGCGAGCTTCTGCGACGCGGGCGCCCCCGCCGTCGTCGTCCTGCCGCGCACCGTCGAAGAGGTCCAGCACGTGATGCGCACGGCCACCGCGCTGCGCGTCCCCGTCGTCCCGCAGGGCGCCCGCACGGGCCTGTCGGGCGGCGCCAACGCGTCCGACGGCTGCATCGTGGTGTCCCTCACGAAGATGGACCGCATCCTGGAGATCAGCCCCGTCGACCGGATCGCGGTCGTCGAGCCGGGCGTCATCAACGCCACGCTGTCCCGCGCGGTGAACGAGCACGGCCTGTACTACCCGCCGGACCCCTCCAGTTGGGAGATGTGCACCATCGGGGGGAACATCGGCACGGCCTCCGGCGGCCTGTGCTGCGTCAAGTACGGGGTGACGGCGGAGTACGTGCTCGGGCTCGACGTCGTCCTCGCCGACGGCCGCCTGCTGTCCACCGGGCGGCGGACCGCGAAGGGCGTCGCGGGCTACGACCTCACCCGGCTCTTCGTCGGCTCCGAGGGCAGCCTCGGCATCGTGGTCAGAGCGACCCTCGCCCTCAAGCCGAAGCCGCCCGAGCAGCTCGTCCTGGCCGCCGAGTTCGCGTCCGCCGCGGCCGCCTGCGACGCCGTGTGCCGGATCATGGAGCGCGGCCACGTCCCCTCACTCCTCGAACTGATGGACCGCACCACGGTGAAGGCCGTCAACGACCTGGCCCACATGGGCCTGCCCGAGACGACCGAGGCGCTGCTCCTCGCGGCCTTCGACACCCTCGACCCGGCATCCGACCTCGCCGCCGTCGGTGCCCTGTGCGAGGCCGCGGGCGCCACCCAGGTCGTGCCCGCCGAGGACGCCGCCGAGTCCGAACTGCTGCTCCAGGCGCGGCGGTTGTCCCTCACCGCCCTCGAAGCGGTCAAGGGCACGACGATGATCGACGACGTGTGCGTGCCGCGCTCCCGGCTCGGCGAACTCCTCGAAGGCGTCGAGCGGATCGCCGAGAAGTACGCCCTGACCATCGGCGTCTGCGCCCACGCGGGCGACGGCAACACCCACCCCACCGTCTGCTTCGACGCGCAGGACGCCGACGAGGGCCGGCGCGCCCGCGAGTCCTTCGACGAGATCATGGCGCTCGGTCTCGAACTCGGCGGCACGATCACCGGCGAGCACGGCGTGGGCGTCCTGAAGAAGGAGTGGCTGGCCCGCGAGCTCGGCCCGGTCGGCGTCGAGATGCAGCAGGCGGTGAAGGCGGCCTTCGACCCGCTCGGCCTGCTCAACCCCGGCAAGCTCTTCTGA
- a CDS encoding glycine betaine ABC transporter substrate-binding protein: MTSTKRRSYRVRGAAAALSGLALLAGCGLTSGSPLVDDVKPGSIGQGEPLKGANLTVTSKEFTEQLILGAMMGIAFKAAGADVLDRTGIQGSVGAREAIKSGDADAMYEYTGTAWITYLGNSDPITDPQKQWQAVHDADLKNGVTWLPPAELNNTYALAMNDAAFKKYGTKTLSDVAALSKSDPGAVTLCVESEFANRADGLHGMEKAYGMSIPNGNVTQMDSGIIYTQAAKGSCTFGEVYTTDGRIKSMNLHVMEDDKHFFPNYNAAPELNSKALAKYPKMAEVIEPITKKLDNTVAQTLNAKVDVDGQDPHDVAKDWLVQEGFVKE, encoded by the coding sequence ATGACGTCCACCAAGCGCAGGAGCTACCGGGTGCGCGGGGCGGCGGCCGCGCTCAGCGGTCTGGCGCTGCTGGCCGGCTGCGGTCTCACCAGCGGCAGCCCGCTCGTCGACGACGTGAAGCCCGGCTCCATCGGGCAGGGCGAGCCGCTCAAGGGAGCGAACCTCACGGTCACGTCGAAGGAGTTCACCGAGCAGCTGATCCTCGGCGCGATGATGGGCATCGCGTTCAAGGCGGCCGGAGCGGACGTCCTCGACCGGACCGGCATCCAGGGCTCCGTGGGTGCCCGCGAGGCCATCAAGTCCGGTGACGCGGACGCCATGTACGAGTACACGGGCACGGCCTGGATCACGTACCTGGGCAACTCGGATCCGATCACCGACCCGCAGAAGCAGTGGCAGGCGGTGCACGACGCCGACCTCAAGAACGGTGTGACGTGGCTGCCGCCCGCCGAGCTCAACAACACGTACGCGCTCGCGATGAACGACGCCGCCTTCAAGAAGTACGGGACGAAGACGCTCTCCGACGTCGCCGCCCTGTCGAAGTCGGACCCGGGCGCGGTCACGCTGTGCGTGGAGAGCGAGTTCGCCAACCGCGCGGACGGGCTGCACGGCATGGAGAAGGCGTACGGGATGAGCATCCCGAACGGCAACGTCACGCAGATGGACAGCGGCATCATCTACACGCAGGCGGCGAAGGGCAGTTGCACGTTCGGCGAGGTCTACACGACCGACGGCCGCATCAAGTCGATGAACCTCCACGTGATGGAGGACGACAAGCACTTCTTCCCGAACTACAACGCGGCGCCCGAGCTGAACAGCAAGGCGCTCGCGAAGTACCCGAAGATGGCCGAGGTCATCGAGCCGATCACCAAGAAGCTCGACAACACGGTCGCGCAGACCCTCAACGCCAAGGTCGACGTCGACGGGCAGGACCCGCACGACGTGGCGAAGGACTGGCTCGTGCAGGAGGGCTTCGTCAAGGAGTGA
- a CDS encoding ABC transporter permease encodes MNFWDYLVARHQQLLADAFQHASVVFQCTVLATAIGMVIGVVTYRTEWARNVATNITTSILTIPSLAMIGVLIPIVGLGVPPTVIALTLYGLLPVVRNTIVGLRGVDPALIDASKGIGMSRAARLFKVELPLAWPPILTGIRVATQMLFGIAAIAAYASGPGLGNEIFRGIASLGSANALNQVLAGTLGIIILALLFDAAYVLIGRLTIPRGIRV; translated from the coding sequence ATGAACTTCTGGGACTACTTGGTGGCCCGGCACCAGCAGCTGCTCGCCGACGCCTTTCAGCACGCCAGCGTGGTCTTCCAATGCACCGTGCTGGCCACGGCCATCGGCATGGTCATCGGGGTCGTCACCTACCGCACCGAGTGGGCGCGGAACGTGGCCACGAACATCACCACGAGCATTCTGACCATCCCGTCCCTCGCCATGATCGGTGTGCTGATCCCGATCGTGGGGCTCGGCGTCCCGCCCACCGTCATCGCCCTGACCCTGTACGGACTGCTGCCGGTCGTCCGCAACACGATCGTCGGGCTGCGCGGTGTCGACCCGGCGCTGATCGACGCCTCCAAGGGCATCGGGATGTCCCGCGCGGCCCGCTTGTTCAAGGTCGAGCTGCCGCTGGCCTGGCCGCCGATCCTCACCGGGATCCGGGTGGCCACGCAGATGCTGTTCGGCATCGCTGCGATCGCCGCGTACGCCTCGGGCCCCGGCCTCGGCAACGAGATCTTCCGCGGCATCGCCTCGCTGGGCAGCGCCAACGCGCTCAACCAGGTGCTCGCGGGAACCCTCGGCATCATCATCCTCGCGCTGCTCTTCGACGCCGCGTACGTCCTCATCGGCCGCTTGACCATCCCGAGGGGGATCCGTGTCTGA
- a CDS encoding Lrp/AsnC family transcriptional regulator, with the protein MSIDELDGRLIVLLAREPRIGVLEMSRRLGVARGTVQARLDRLTSNGVIRGFGPQVDPAALGYPVTAFATLQIRQGQGADVRAHLATVPEVLELHTTTGSGDMLCRLVARSNADLQRVIDRVVGFDGIVRASTAIVMENPVPLRIIPLVEQASGDS; encoded by the coding sequence ATGTCGATCGATGAACTCGACGGGCGGCTCATCGTGCTGCTCGCGCGCGAGCCGCGGATCGGGGTCCTGGAGATGTCGCGCCGCCTCGGCGTCGCGCGCGGCACGGTGCAGGCCCGCCTGGACCGGCTTACCTCGAACGGAGTCATCCGCGGATTCGGCCCGCAGGTGGACCCGGCGGCGCTCGGCTACCCGGTCACGGCGTTCGCGACGCTCCAGATCCGGCAGGGGCAAGGTGCCGACGTCAGGGCGCATTTGGCGACCGTGCCCGAGGTCCTCGAACTGCACACGACGACCGGCAGCGGGGACATGCTGTGCCGGCTCGTGGCCCGCTCGAACGCGGATCTTCAACGTGTGATCGACCGGGTTGTCGGTTTTGATGGCATCGTCCGGGCTTCCACGGCGATCGTCATGGAAAATCCCGTTCCGCTGCGGATCATTCCGCTGGTGGAGCAGGCGTCAGGAGATTCCTGA
- a CDS encoding ABC transporter permease, with the protein MSSPLKQGGERPEGEHEVKGLAFRDEGEGEQEAPPSSGPDRGPRRITWQKLTFLPALLAIVLLITWLWFRNADLDSISENAISDGQVGKALRQHISLTVISTFFVLIIAIPLGILLTRKMFHKATPYAMALANMGQATPAIGLLALLVIWLGIGEKSALIGIIIYAILPVLSNTIAGLKANDPTLLEAARGIGMSPMGVLRKVELPLAVPLILAGVRTALVLNVGTATLATFGGGGGLGVLITTGITNQRMPVLMLGSILTIALALLVDWLASLAELLLRPRGLEAGA; encoded by the coding sequence GTGAGCAGTCCCCTGAAGCAGGGCGGCGAGCGCCCCGAGGGCGAGCACGAGGTCAAGGGCCTCGCGTTCCGCGACGAGGGCGAGGGCGAGCAGGAGGCGCCGCCGTCCTCGGGCCCGGACAGGGGGCCTCGCCGCATCACGTGGCAGAAGCTGACGTTCCTGCCGGCGCTCCTGGCGATCGTGCTGCTGATCACCTGGCTGTGGTTCCGCAACGCGGACCTCGACTCGATCTCCGAGAACGCCATCTCGGACGGCCAGGTCGGCAAGGCGCTGCGCCAGCACATCAGCCTGACGGTGATCTCGACGTTCTTCGTGCTGATCATCGCGATCCCGCTGGGCATCCTGCTGACCCGCAAGATGTTCCACAAGGCGACGCCCTACGCGATGGCGCTCGCCAACATGGGGCAGGCCACCCCGGCCATCGGCCTCCTCGCGCTGCTCGTCATCTGGCTGGGCATCGGCGAGAAGTCGGCGCTGATCGGCATCATCATCTACGCGATCCTGCCGGTGCTCTCCAACACCATCGCGGGCCTGAAGGCGAACGACCCGACGCTCCTGGAGGCGGCGCGCGGCATCGGCATGTCGCCGATGGGCGTGCTGCGCAAGGTCGAACTGCCGCTGGCGGTCCCGCTGATCCTCGCCGGTGTGCGCACGGCCCTCGTCCTCAACGTCGGCACGGCCACCCTCGCCACGTTCGGCGGCGGCGGCGGGCTCGGCGTCCTCATCACCACCGGGATCACCAACCAGCGCATGCCGGTCCTGATGCTCGGCTCGATCCTGACGATCGCGCTGGCGCTGCTCGTGGACTGGCTGGCGTCGCTGGCCGAACTCCTTTTGCGGCCGCGCGGGTTGGAGGCAGGCGCATGA
- a CDS encoding betaine/proline/choline family ABC transporter ATP-binding protein (Members of the family are the ATP-binding subunit of ABC transporters for substrates such as betaine, L-proline or other amino acids, choline, carnitine, etc. The substrate specificity is best determined from the substrate-binding subunit, rather than this subunit, as it interacts with the permease subunit and not with substrate directly.), whose product MSETTTETAQAPAQTQASGASIELENLTKRYPGSSEPAVDSVNMEIKAGELIIFVGPSGCGKSTTLKMINRLIEPTGGRIRIGGEDVTDMDPVKLRRKVGYAIQSSGLFPHMTVAQNIALVPKMIGWSKSKIKSRVEEMLDLVGLDPGEFHGRYPRQLSGGQQQRVGVARALAADPPVLLMDEPFGAVDPITRDHLQDELIRLQHELHKTIVFVTHDFDEAIKLGDRIAVLREKSHIAQFDTPEAILTNPADDFVSGFVGAGAALKRLNLTRVRDVEVTDYPTVGVDDPLQDIFNKLRAAGTNELLLLDKRGRPYKWLRRGDLMRAKGSLARAGTLVHDTVTWDATLRDALEAVLTDNAGRVAVTGRRGEYEGVVDMETLMNSVHELLEADRMEAINHQHELEEQRAHQTQLEQEGADTGDGEAKA is encoded by the coding sequence GTGTCTGAGACCACCACCGAGACCGCGCAGGCACCGGCGCAGACGCAGGCGTCCGGGGCCAGCATCGAGCTGGAGAACCTCACCAAGCGCTACCCGGGCTCGTCCGAACCGGCCGTGGACAGCGTCAACATGGAGATCAAAGCGGGCGAGTTGATCATTTTCGTGGGCCCGTCGGGCTGCGGGAAGTCGACGACCCTGAAGATGATCAACCGGCTGATCGAGCCGACGGGCGGCCGCATCCGGATCGGCGGCGAGGACGTCACCGACATGGACCCGGTGAAGCTGCGCCGCAAGGTCGGCTACGCGATCCAGTCCTCCGGTCTCTTCCCGCACATGACCGTCGCCCAGAACATCGCGCTCGTGCCGAAGATGATCGGCTGGTCGAAGTCGAAGATCAAGTCTCGGGTCGAGGAGATGCTCGACCTGGTCGGTCTCGACCCGGGCGAGTTCCACGGCCGCTACCCGCGCCAGCTCTCCGGCGGCCAGCAGCAACGCGTCGGCGTGGCACGGGCGCTGGCCGCCGACCCGCCGGTGCTCCTGATGGACGAGCCGTTCGGCGCCGTCGACCCGATCACCCGCGACCACCTCCAGGACGAGCTGATCCGGCTCCAGCACGAGCTGCACAAGACGATCGTCTTCGTCACGCACGACTTCGACGAGGCGATCAAGCTCGGCGACCGGATCGCCGTCCTGCGGGAGAAGTCGCACATCGCGCAGTTCGACACCCCGGAAGCGATCCTCACCAACCCGGCCGACGACTTCGTCTCCGGTTTCGTCGGCGCGGGCGCGGCGCTCAAACGCCTCAACCTCACCCGCGTACGGGACGTCGAGGTCACCGACTATCCGACGGTGGGCGTGGACGACCCGCTCCAGGACATCTTCAACAAGCTGCGCGCGGCCGGTACGAACGAGCTGCTGCTCCTCGACAAGCGCGGCCGCCCCTACAAGTGGCTGCGCCGCGGCGACCTCATGCGCGCCAAGGGGTCGCTGGCCCGCGCGGGCACCCTGGTCCACGACACCGTCACCTGGGACGCGACCCTGCGCGACGCCCTCGAAGCGGTGCTCACCGACAACGCGGGCCGGGTCGCGGTCACCGGGCGGCGCGGCGAGTACGAGGGCGTCGTCGACATGGAGACGCTCATGAACTCCGTGCACGAGCTGCTGGAAGCCGACCGGATGGAAGCCATCAACCACCAGCACGAGCTGGAGGAACAGCGCGCCCACCAGACGCAGTTGGAGCAGGAGGGCGCCGATACGGGCGACGGGGAGGCGAAGGCGTGA
- the hppD gene encoding 4-hydroxyphenylpyruvate dioxygenase, with protein sequence MTQTTHSSMQQTPDTARQADPFPVKGMDAVVFAVGNAKQAAHYYSTAFGMKLVAYSGPENGSRETASYVLTNGGARFVFTSVIKASTDWGHFLADHVAAHGDGVVDLAIEVPDARAAYAYAVEHGARGLVEPYETKDEHGTVVRAAIATYGKTRHTLVERTGYDGPYLPGFAAADPIVEPPAKRTFQAIDHCVGNVELGKMNEWVAFYNQVMGFTNMKEFVGDDIATEYSALMSKVVADGTLKVKFPINEPAIAKKKSQIDEYLEFYGGAGVQHIALATNDIVSSVRTMRAAGVQFLDTPDSYYDTLGEWAGETRVPVETLRELKILVDRDEDGYLLQIFTKPVQDKPTVFFEMIERHGSMGFGKGNFKALFEAIEREQEKRGNL encoded by the coding sequence ATGACGCAGACCACGCACTCGTCCATGCAGCAGACCCCCGACACCGCCCGGCAGGCCGACCCCTTCCCGGTCAAGGGGATGGACGCGGTCGTCTTCGCCGTGGGCAACGCCAAGCAGGCCGCGCACTACTACTCGACGGCGTTCGGCATGAAGCTCGTCGCCTACTCCGGACCGGAGAACGGCAGCCGCGAGACCGCCTCGTACGTCCTCACCAACGGAGGCGCCCGCTTCGTCTTCACCTCCGTCATCAAGGCGTCCACCGACTGGGGCCACTTCCTGGCCGACCACGTCGCCGCCCACGGCGACGGCGTCGTGGACCTCGCCATCGAGGTGCCGGACGCGCGGGCCGCGTACGCGTACGCCGTCGAGCACGGCGCCCGCGGCCTCGTCGAGCCCTACGAGACGAAGGACGAGCACGGCACCGTCGTGCGCGCCGCCATCGCCACGTACGGCAAGACCCGCCACACCCTCGTCGAGCGCACCGGCTACGACGGCCCGTACCTGCCCGGCTTCGCCGCCGCCGACCCGATCGTCGAGCCGCCGGCCAAGCGCACCTTCCAGGCCATCGACCACTGCGTCGGCAACGTCGAGCTCGGCAAGATGAACGAGTGGGTCGCCTTCTACAACCAGGTCATGGGCTTCACGAACATGAAGGAGTTCGTGGGCGACGACATCGCGACCGAGTACAGCGCGCTGATGTCGAAGGTCGTCGCGGACGGCACCCTGAAGGTGAAGTTCCCGATCAACGAGCCCGCGATCGCCAAGAAGAAGTCGCAGATCGACGAGTACCTGGAGTTCTACGGCGGTGCCGGCGTCCAGCACATCGCGCTCGCCACGAACGACATCGTCTCGTCCGTACGGACCATGCGCGCGGCGGGAGTCCAGTTCCTCGACACCCCGGACTCGTACTACGACACCCTCGGCGAGTGGGCCGGCGAGACCCGCGTGCCCGTCGAGACGCTGCGTGAGCTGAAGATCCTCGTCGACCGCGACGAGGACGGCTACCTCTTGCAGATCTTCACCAAGCCGGTCCAGGACAAGCCGACCGTCTTCTTCGAGATGATCGAGCGGCACGGCTCGATGGGCTTCGGCAAGGGCAACTTCAAGGCGCTCTTCGAGGCGATCGAGCGGGAGCAGGAGAAGCGCGGCAACCTCTGA
- a CDS encoding RDD family protein, giving the protein MSAPTPAPGDDRPREGYYPDPSIPGYVRYWNGAAWVPGTSRPAPSDGVPLPAPPGVTPAPAAARTPARAAEPEPAPVEETGPVFLDEEPSVRTETGADDPTSPEPATAWQATTSQQSGFGGEQDRRVSWGAEPEEPTPEPAPRTDGTVAIRAVRPGADRAPKTDGTMTIRAVPPQSSQPQSQQVQSQPQQAQAQQAKAQPQQAQAQPQQAQAQPQVQPQARPQPPSQQQPASADPRVAAAPRPAYGYPPQQQQAAAPAPAPAPAPAPAPAPAPVQPRPAYGYPPQQQAALPTPVTQGPGGGSASWAQQVHQLAAPGAGSAAAPAPAAAEPEGPVTPFKPVASDPFLAAAQAQASARPAGLGKRFVARLIDSIVLGAVTAAAAVPLATKAIDHVDAKIDAAKASGRQVTVWLLDGTTGTYLGIVLAVLLVAGVLYEALPTAKWGRTLGKKLMGLRVREIEGSDAPSFGAALKRWLVYSVPGVLVIGIFGVLWGLFDRPWRQCLHDKAARTFVSG; this is encoded by the coding sequence ATGAGCGCCCCAACCCCGGCCCCCGGCGACGACAGGCCCCGCGAGGGCTATTACCCCGATCCGTCCATTCCCGGATATGTCCGGTACTGGAACGGAGCCGCCTGGGTCCCCGGCACCTCCCGCCCCGCCCCGTCCGACGGCGTACCCCTGCCGGCCCCGCCGGGCGTCACGCCCGCCCCGGCCGCGGCGCGGACCCCGGCACGCGCGGCCGAGCCCGAACCCGCGCCGGTCGAGGAGACGGGCCCCGTCTTCCTCGACGAGGAGCCCTCGGTCCGTACCGAGACGGGCGCCGACGACCCCACCTCGCCCGAGCCCGCGACCGCCTGGCAGGCCACGACCTCGCAGCAGTCCGGCTTCGGCGGCGAGCAGGACCGCCGCGTGTCCTGGGGCGCGGAGCCCGAGGAGCCGACGCCCGAGCCGGCCCCGCGCACCGACGGCACCGTCGCGATCCGCGCCGTGCGCCCCGGCGCCGACCGGGCACCGAAGACCGACGGCACGATGACGATCCGCGCGGTGCCGCCGCAGTCCTCCCAGCCGCAGTCACAGCAGGTCCAGTCGCAGCCCCAGCAGGCACAGGCCCAGCAGGCCAAGGCCCAGCCGCAACAGGCTCAGGCCCAGCCGCAACAGGCTCAGGCCCAGCCGCAGGTTCAGCCCCAGGCCCGGCCCCAGCCCCCGTCGCAGCAGCAGCCCGCTTCGGCGGATCCGCGCGTCGCCGCTGCGCCGCGGCCCGCGTACGGCTACCCGCCGCAGCAGCAGCAGGCCGCGGCGCCCGCTCCGGCTCCGGCGCCCGCTCCGGCTCCGGCGCCCGCTCCCGCCCCCGTACAGCCGCGGCCCGCGTACGGCTATCCGCCGCAGCAGCAGGCCGCGCTGCCGACCCCGGTGACCCAGGGTCCCGGTGGCGGTTCGGCGTCCTGGGCGCAGCAGGTGCACCAGCTGGCCGCTCCCGGGGCGGGCTCCGCCGCGGCTCCCGCTCCGGCGGCCGCCGAGCCCGAGGGGCCGGTCACCCCGTTCAAGCCGGTGGCCAGCGACCCGTTCCTCGCCGCCGCGCAGGCGCAGGCGTCCGCGCGCCCGGCCGGTCTCGGCAAGCGGTTCGTGGCGCGGCTCATCGACTCGATCGTCCTGGGCGCGGTCACCGCCGCGGCCGCCGTGCCGCTCGCCACGAAGGCGATCGACCACGTCGACGCGAAGATCGACGCGGCGAAGGCCTCGGGCCGCCAGGTCACGGTCTGGCTCCTCGACGGCACCACCGGGACGTACCTCGGCATCGTGCTCGCCGTCCTGCTCGTCGCCGGTGTCCTCTACGAGGCGCTGCCCACCGCCAAGTGGGGCCGCACGCTCGGCAAGAAGCTGATGGGGCTGCGCGTGCGCGAGATCGAGGGGAGCGACGCCCCGTCGTTCGGCGCGGCGCTCAAGCGCTGGCTCGTGTACAGCGTGCCCGGCGTGCTCGTCATCGGGATCTTCGGCGTGCTGTGGGGTCTCTTCGACCGGCCGTGGCGCCAGTGCCTGCACGACAAGGCGGCCCGGACGTTCGTGTCGGGATGA
- a CDS encoding SsgA family sporulation/cell division regulator has translation MHTVVERELELNLVLSPERSIPVPARLTYRTNDPYAVHIAFHIGSEHPVDWTFARELLVEGVFRPCGHGDVRVWPTKADGRSVVLMALSSPDGDALLEAPAAQVSAWLERTLRVVPPGSEVERLGIDDGLAELLAVTPADDLYLRDPWPSDESPSDER, from the coding sequence ATGCACACCGTGGTGGAGCGCGAACTCGAGCTGAATCTGGTGTTGTCGCCCGAGCGGAGCATCCCGGTCCCGGCCCGGCTGACCTACCGCACCAACGACCCGTACGCCGTCCACATCGCCTTCCACATCGGCTCGGAGCACCCGGTCGACTGGACGTTCGCGCGCGAGCTGCTCGTGGAGGGGGTGTTCCGGCCGTGCGGGCACGGCGACGTGCGGGTGTGGCCGACGAAGGCGGACGGGCGCAGTGTCGTCCTGATGGCGCTGAGTTCGCCGGACGGCGACGCGCTGCTCGAAGCACCGGCGGCCCAGGTCTCGGCCTGGCTGGAGCGGACGCTGCGGGTGGTCCCCCCGGGCTCTGAGGTCGAGCGGCTCGGCATCGACGACGGCCTCGCCGAGCTGCTCGCCGTCACCCCGGCCGACGACCTGTACCTGCGCGACCCGTGGCCGTCGGACGAGTCGCCGTCGGACGAGCGGTGA